One genomic window of Mus musculus strain C57BL/6J chromosome 4, GRCm38.p6 C57BL/6J includes the following:
- the Plin2 gene encoding perilipin-2, translating to MAAAVVDPQQSVVMRVANLPLVSSTYDLVSSAYVSTKDQYPYLRSVCEMAEKGVKTVTSAAMTSALPIIQKLEPQIAVANTYACKGLDRMEERLPILNQPTSEIVASARGAVTGAKDVVTTTMAGAKDSVASTVSGVVDKTKGAVTGSVERTKSVVNGSINTVLGMVQFMNSGVDNAITKSELLVDQYFPLTQEELEMEAKKVEGFDMVQKPSNYERLESLSTKLCSRAYHQALSRVKEAKQKSQETISQLHSTVHLIEFARKNMHSANQKIQGAQDKLYVSWVEWKRSIGYDDTDESHCVEHIESRTLAIARNLTQQLQTTCQTVLVNAQGLPQNIQDQAKHLGVMAGDIYSVFRNAASFKEVSDGVLTSSKGQLQKMKESLDEVMDYFVNNTPLNWLVGPFYPQSTEVNKASLKVQQSEVKAQ from the exons ATGGCAGCAGCAGTAGTGGATCCGCAAcag AGCGTGGTGATGAGAGTGGCCAACCTGCCCTTGGTGAGCTCTACCTACGACCTTGTGTCCTCCGCTTATGTCAGTACAAAGGATCAGTACCCGTATTTGAGATCCGTGTGTGAGATGGCCGAGAAGGGCGTGAAGACCGTGACCTCTGCGGCCATGACAAGTGCCCTGCCCATCATCCAGAAGCTGGAGCCACAAA TTGCGGTTGCCAATACCTATGCCTGCAAGGGGCTAGACAGGATGGAGGAAAGACTGCCTATTCTGAACCAGCCAACGTCCGAG ATTGTTGCCAGTGCCAGAGGTGCCGTAACTGGGGCGAAGGATGTGGTGACGACTACCATGGCTGGAGCCAAGGATTCTGTAGCCAGCACAGTCTCAGGGGTGGTGGATAAGACCAAAGGAGCAGTGACTGGCAGCGTGGAAAGGACCAAGTCTGTGGTCAATGGCAGCATCAATACAGTTTTGGGGATGGTGCAGTTCATGAACAGTGGAGTAGATAATGCCATCACCAAGTCGGAGCTGCTGGTAGACCAGTACTTCCCTCTCACTCAGGAGGAGCTGG AGATGGAAGCAAAAAAGGTGGAAGGATTTGATATGGTTCAGAAGCCGAGCAACTATGAACGGCTGGAGTCCCTGTCTACCAAGCTCTGCTCTCGGGCTTATCACCAGGCTCTCAGCAGGGTTAAAGAGGCCAAACAAAAGAGCCAGGAGACCATTTCTCAGCTCCACTCCACTGTCCACCTG ATTGAATTCGCCAGGAAGAATATGCACAGTGCCAACCAGAAAATTCAGGGTGCTCAGGATAAGCTCTATGTCTCGTGGGTGGAGTGGAAGAGAAGCATCGGCTACGACGACACCGATGAGTCCCACTGTGTTGAG cacATCGAGTCACGTACTCTGGCTATCGCCCGCAACCTGACCCAGCAGCTCCAGACTACATGCCAGACTGTCCTGGTCAACGCCCAAGGGTTACCACAGAACATTCAAGATCAGGCCAAACACTTGGGGGTGATGGCAGGCGACATCTACTCCGTATTCCGCAATGCTGCCTCCTTTAAGGAAGTGTCCGATGGCGTCCTCACATCTAGCAAGGGGCAGCTGCAGAAAATGAAGGAATCCTTAGATGAAGTTATGGATTACTTTGTTAACAACACGCCTCTCAACTGGCTGGTAGGTCCCTTTTATCCTCAGTCTACCGAGGTGAACAAGGCCAGCCTGAAGGTCCAGCAGTCTGAGGTCAAAGCTCAGTAA
- the Plin2 gene encoding perilipin-2 isoform X1, whose protein sequence is MAAAVVDPQQSVVMRVANLPLVSSTYDLVSSAYVSTKDQYPYLRSVCEMAEKGVKTVTSAAMTSALPIIQKLEPQIAVANTYACKGLDRMEERLPILNQPTSEIVASARGAVTGAKDVVTTTMAGAKDSVASTVSGVVDKTKGAVTGSVERTKSVVNGSINTVLGMVQFMNSGVDNAITKSELLVDQYFPLTQEELEMEAKKVEGFDMVQKPSNYERLESLSTKLCSRAYHQALSRVKEAKQKSQETISQLHSTVHLIEFARKNMHSANQKIQGAQDKLYVSWVEWKRSIGYDDTDESHCVEHIESRTLAIARNLTQQLQTTCQTVLVNAQGLPQNIQDQAKHLGVMAGDIYSVFRNAASFKEVSDGVLTSSKGQLQKMKESLDEVMDYFVNNTPLNWLVGPFYPQSTEVDKASLKVQQSEVKAQ, encoded by the exons ATGGCAGCAGCAGTAGTGGATCCGCAAcag AGCGTGGTGATGAGAGTGGCCAACCTGCCCTTGGTGAGCTCTACCTACGACCTTGTGTCCTCCGCTTATGTCAGTACAAAGGATCAGTACCCGTATTTGAGATCCGTGTGTGAGATGGCCGAGAAGGGCGTGAAGACCGTGACCTCTGCGGCCATGACAAGTGCCCTGCCCATCATCCAGAAGCTGGAGCCACAAA TTGCGGTTGCCAATACCTATGCCTGCAAGGGGCTAGACAGGATGGAGGAAAGACTGCCTATTCTGAACCAGCCAACGTCCGAG ATTGTTGCCAGTGCCAGAGGTGCCGTAACTGGGGCGAAGGATGTGGTGACGACTACCATGGCTGGAGCCAAGGATTCTGTAGCCAGCACAGTCTCAGGGGTGGTGGATAAGACCAAAGGAGCAGTGACTGGCAGCGTGGAAAGGACCAAGTCTGTGGTCAATGGCAGCATCAATACAGTTTTGGGGATGGTGCAGTTCATGAACAGTGGAGTAGATAATGCCATCACCAAGTCGGAGCTGCTGGTAGACCAGTACTTCCCTCTCACTCAGGAGGAGCTGG AGATGGAAGCAAAAAAGGTGGAAGGATTTGATATGGTTCAGAAGCCGAGCAACTATGAACGGCTGGAGTCCCTGTCTACCAAGCTCTGCTCTCGGGCTTATCACCAGGCTCTCAGCAGGGTTAAAGAGGCCAAACAAAAGAGCCAGGAGACCATTTCTCAGCTCCACTCCACTGTCCACCTG ATTGAATTCGCCAGGAAGAATATGCACAGTGCCAACCAGAAAATTCAGGGTGCTCAGGATAAGCTCTATGTCTCGTGGGTGGAGTGGAAGAGAAGCATCGGCTACGACGACACCGATGAGTCCCACTGTGTTGAG cacATCGAGTCACGTACTCTGGCTATCGCCCGCAACCTGACCCAGCAGCTCCAGACTACATGCCAGACTGTCCTGGTCAACGCCCAAGGGTTACCACAGAACATTCAAGATCAGGCCAAACACTTGGGGGTGATGGCAGGCGACATCTACTCCGTATTCCGCAATGCTGCCTCCTTTAAGGAAGTGTCCGATGGCGTCCTCACATCTAGCAAGGGGCAGCTGCAGAAAATGAAGGAATCCTTAG